Within Staphylococcus sp. NRL 16/872, the genomic segment GTTACGGTACTCAGGCTCTTGAATTAATGACTAAGTTTGCTTTTAATAGTCTAAATTTACACATGCTATATTTAGAAGTCTTTTCTTATAACAAAAATGCTACTAAAACATATGAACGTTTAGGTTTTAAGCAAGACGGTGTATTAAGACAAAGTAAATTCCAAGATGGTAAATATTACGACAAAATTATAATGTCAAAAATAAATGAATGATGAGGTTTTATAAATGAAAAAAGTAATCATTCTTGGCGCAAGTTTTTTGCAAGTACCAATTATTCAAACAGCAAAAAAATTAGGTTTTTATACTATTGTTGCTGATATGAATCCTAATGCTGAAGGTTTTGAATTTGCAGATAAAAAGTATGTAGTAAGTACTATAGATACGGAAGCTCTGGTTGAGGTAGTGAAAGTAGAAAAACCAGATGGTATAGTAACCGCTGCTACTGATATGCCTATGAGAGCGATTAGTAATATAGGTGAAAAATTTAATCTAAATACAATAAGTTACGATACTGCTCTTAAAGCCACTGATAAATTTAAAATGAGAGAAGCGCTAAGTAAAAATGGCGTACCTATACCTAAGTACTACCTAGTAAACAATAAAAATGATTATGAAACAGCACTTGATAGTATAAAAGGTAAAAAAATTGTAAAACCTGTTGATTCTTCTGGTAGTAGAGGAATCTTTTTATTAGAAAATAATAGTGATATAGCGAGTGCTTATGAACATGCAATGGAAAATTCTAGAACTAATACTATTTTAGTAGAAGAATATATGGAAGGTGATGAGGTTTCTGTAGAGACTATGACCGTTGAAGGAGAAACATATGTTTTGTCTATTACCGATAAAATCACTACTGGTGCCCCTCATTTTATTGAACATGCTCATAAAATTCAAAGTAATAAAAATGAAGAAATAAAATCACAGATTACTCAAGTAGCAATCCAAGCAAATAAAGCATTATCTATTAAAACAGGTCCTTCTCACACTGAAATTATGGTCACTTCAGAAGGGCCTAAAATTGTCGAAATTGGAGCACGTTTAGGTGGAGATTTTATTACTAGCCACTTAGTAAAATATGCCACTGGAATAGATGTTTTGGAAGCTTATTTAAAACAAAGTGTGAATGAACCATTAAACTCTTTAGAGGATAAATTACACAAAGGTTGTGCAGTTCGATTTATTCAAAGTAAACCAGGTATATTAACTAAAGCTTATATCCCGGAAAATGTAAAGAATCATCCTCAAGTTATTGAAGTAGGATTTACAGCCAATATAGGCGACAAATTAGGAGAAGCGAATAGTAGTACTAGTAGAATTGGTCATATTATTTGTCAGGCCAATAATTCTGAACAAGCCTTAGAAGTTTGTGAAGAATTAATTAAAGAAATTGAGATTGAAATTGTAACTTAAAGGTGGTTGTAAAATGAATATATGGATAATTTCAGATGGTGAACCATTACCGACTGATAGTGATAATGTTAGGTTAAGAAGAATGGGGAACTTAACTCGCATCTTAGATCAACGAGGTCATAAAGTAATATGGTTTACCTCAAATTTTGATCATTATAATAAAAAGTTTCGTACTGAATCAGATGAAGTTAAAAATTTATATAACAAATCCAAATTACTTTTACTTTCTACAAAAGGTTATAAAAAGAACGTATCTTTAGAAAGATATATGCATTTTAAAACATTTGGTCAAAAATTCAAACATTACGCAAATAATTTATCTAAGCCAGATTTAATTTTATGTACTATGTCGCCGATCGAAGTAGCATTAAATGTTAAAGAATATTCTAAAGAAAATAAAGTTCCCTTTATAATTGATATTAGAGACTTATGGCCTGAAATTTACTATGAAGTAACACCAAAAATCTCACATCCACTAATTAATTTATTAGTTGATAAATCAAAACGTAGCTTAAGCCGAGTGTTAAATAGTAGTAATGCAGTGACAGGTGTTACAAAAGGTTTTGTGAACTATGGTCTTAAAATTAGTAATTTAACACCTAGAAAATACGACATTCCTTTCCATACAGCTTATCCAAAATTTGATTTGTATTATTATAAAAACAGATTTGAAGAGTTTTGGGGAGACTATGGTCTTAGCAGAGAAGATTTTATTGTCACTTTTGTAGGGAATTTTGGTAAACAATTTGATTTAGAAACTTTAGAAGAAGCTATTGATAAAATTCAAAATCTTAACATTAAATTTGTTTTATGTGGTACTGGAGAAAAATATGATTATTTTATTGATAAATATAAAGATAACAAACATGTAATAATTCCAGGATGGGTAGGTAAAGATGAAATTGCTTCTTTAATAGCTACTTCTAATATAGGTATTGCACCGTATAAAGATAGTATGAATTTTAGACTTAACGCACCGAACAAATTTGGTGAATATTTATCTGCTTCATTACCAATACTAGTATCTGTGTCAGGTGTTATGTCAGAACTATTATTAGAAAATAATTGTGGCTATCAATATAAATCCTCAAATGATCTTGTTAATTTAATTAATAAATATTATGAAACAAAAAAATTACAACAAGAACATGCACAAAATGCTAGAGACTTATTTGAAAAATCTTTTAATGCTGAAAAAGTATATAAAGATTTCAGTGAATATTTAGAAACGGTTGCTAAATTCTAAAATGAAATAAAGGGTGTATATATTTGATAAAAAAAATAATAAAACGTTTAGCTAGAATATCTACTCTCAAAAAAGGGATTTATGGAAACATTGGGAAAGGTAATAAATTTTCATGGAGCGTGTTCATTAGTGAAGGAGCACAATTAGGTTCTTATAATTACATTGGCCCCTATACAATGATAAATAATGCTAAAGTGGGTAATTATTGTTCTATAGCACCAGGAGTTAAATTAGGTCAAGCTGAGCATAGTAAGGATTTTTTTACCACTGCCCAACTTCTTAGTAAAGACTTGATAAATCATTCATTAAATAAAGAAAAAACTAATATAGGTAATGATGTATGGTTAGGCGCTAATGTGGTGGTACTTCAAGGTGTTACTATTGGAGACGGTGCAATTATAGGAGCTAACGCTGTAGTCACAAAAGATATACCTGACTACGCTATAGCAGTGGGAATTCCAGCAAAAGTGATAAAATATCGTTTCAATGAGAATATGATTGCTACTTTAAAAGAATCAAACTGGTTTAATAATGATTTGAAAAAAGCTAAACAAATATTAAAAGATATTCAAAAGAAAGAATCCTTAGGTGAGTGAAATGAAAATACTACATTTAAATTCTAATTTTTTATTTACAAAAATTTATGAGAATCAAATTAAAAGTATGCCGTCTGATTTTGATCATATAATTTATAATCCATTAAAAAAGAGTGTAAAAAATCATACGAATTTAAAAGTATTAAATCCAGTAAATTTAGATAAACTAGATTCAATTCTTAGTCTAAAAAGACTTTCTAAATCTTATAAATATTTGAAACAAAATATTAAATTAGACCAAATAAATATTGTGCATGCTCATACTTTAACTAATGATGGGCTATTAGCTTTAAGATTATTTAAAAGAAATAAAATACCATATATTTTAACAATTAGAAATACAGATATTAATTTCACTTTAAAATACAAAAAGCATTTAAAAAAACAATTTTTTGATGTAATTATGTCAGCGAAAAATGTAATTTTTCCCAATCACTCGTATAAACATAAATTATTAGATATATTTAAAAATAATATTAAATTAGTGAAAAAACTTAATGATTCTTTAGTTATCCCTAACGGTATTGATGAATTATGGATAAATAATCCATCTCAAAATGTAAAGACTATCAATAAACAAAATGTAAAAATTTTATTTGTTGGAAGAATTTATAGTAATAAGAATTTACATACTTTATTAGAAGCTTTAAATAGGATAGAAAATTATGAGTTGACAGTAGTAGGCAGTATTATTGATACTAAATATTTTGATGAGTTAAATAAAAAATATAATTTTAATTATATTGGAGAAAAAAGTAAAGAAGAATTAATTGAAATTATGAAATATCATCATATTTTTGCCATGCCATCTTTTAATGAAACTTTTGGACTAGTTTATATTGAAGCTCTAAGTCAAAATCTTCCTGTATTATATACTAAAAATGAAGGAATATATAATTATTTTGAGGAAACCAAGTATGGAATTGCTGTCCAACCGAACGACGTTAAAAATATTGAAGAAGGTTTAAAATTCATCATACATAACTATCAAATAATTCAAAACAATCTAAAGGATAAAACCTTCTTAACAGATTTCGATTGGAATAATATTGGGAAAGTTTATGAAAAATTGTATTTAGGTGAATATTATGGGTAGATTTTTAAAAGATTCAACGCTAAATATAATTTCTAATTTAATTGTAGTAGTGGTAATACAATTAATAGCTTTTCCATTCATAAATAAAAATGTAAATAATGATCAATTCGCATTATTAATAGTTTTATACGGGATAGCTATAGTTGTGGCAACTAGTTTAGGAAATACTTTAAATAACGTAAGGTTGTTGCATCGAGAAGATATCGATGAAATCGAGAGAGAAACTATTTTCACAAATGGTTTTATTATCATATTAATTCTTAATCTAATTATTTTTAGTGGTGTAAGTTTATTCTATAGTCATAATTTTGATTTCAATTTATTATTAATGATTATTTTTTCTTTATTACTAACTTCAAGATATTATTTAAATGTATATTTTAGAGAAAATTTAAAATATATTAATATTTTGTTAGTGAATATATTTGTATTTATTGGTTATTTACTTGGATTACTGATTTTTAAATTCTTAATACCTTTCTACTCGATTGTATTTGTTTTTGGCGAATTGTTAGGATTTATTTTTTTAGTGAAAAAGAACAATTTCATAAAATATATTAACGCTAAAAAAACAACAAATAAGAAAAAAATAAAAAAAATATTTGATGATTATGTAAATTTCACTTTAATAAACGTTATAATAAACGTATTAAATTATTTAGATAGGTTTATACTTTTACCAATTATCGGTCCCTTATTAGTTAACGTATACTTTATAGCTTCAACAGCAAGTAAAATGATAGGATTAATAACTACTCCAATGAATAATGTCATTCTTTCATACTTAAGTGTGAAAAATAGCAAAGATAATTTAAAAAGGTTTATACAAATTAATATTGGAATTTTAATAGCAAGTATCCCATTATTTTTCATAGTAAAATACTCTTCACTTTTAGTAGTGTATATTTTATACAATAAATATACAGATAAAGTTACGATAGTAATTAACTTAGTGGTTATAATATGTATTTTACAAATATTTAATAGTATATTTCATCCGTTTGCGATGAGAATGATTAATTCTAAAATTATTTTCTACATACAAATAGGTTATGGCTTAGTGTACTTAACTTTAGCAATTATTGGAAGTCATATGTTTGGATTATCAGGATTTTGTTGGGCGACAATTATAGCAATGTTATTAAAATTAATAGTAACTAATTTACTAGTAGTTAAAATTACTACTTCAAAGAAAGGAAAGAATACAATTGGTACATGAAAATAATGTGAAACCTAAAAATCCAATTATGAGTAATATTATATTAAGTATCCTTTTCATATTACTTCTAATTGGATCTCTAAATGCCAACGGTTCTAGAATCGGTATTATATCTCTAGGAATTGTAGTTGGTTATACGAATGTATTCTATTTTCTTAAAATTATTTATAAAAGACATGTTAAATTTTCAGATTTGATTATACTATTGTTAACAATTTTTTATATAGTTATTTCTCTAATTTCCTCTCAAATTGGATTAGGAAATAAAGGTCTTACGAATACATTTGAATTTGTAGCTTGTATAGGAGTTTATTTATATTTTTCTAATAGTGATTGGAATGAAAAAGTGATACTCATGTTTTATAGAATAAGTATTATTTTTGTTTCTTTACATTTTCTTATATGGGTAGGTAAGGGCTTTGGACGTCAATTTTCAAGTATATATCCTAATTCAAATATTTTAGGGCCTTTTATGTTTATAGCCATCTATTTCATTTTAATGAGAATATTTACAACTAAAAAACGATTAATTCCATATGTTTTTCTATTTTTAGCGTTATTATTATTATTGGCTAGTGATACTAGGTCAGTATTATTATCAATGTTAATTGGCTTAAGCATTTATTTAATTTGGAATAAAATAATTAAATATAAAGCTGTCAGTGTAATTACTTTTATTTTGATAATGGTAATTTTTGGTTCTATAGTTTTCTTATATCCTAAATTACCAAAATGGAGTCAATATGGTAAATTAGAAGCTTGGATGTTAGAACATACTGGAAAAAGTATAATGTCAGGACGAGCTGACATATGGGGAAGGTTGAATAATTTAATAGACATACGTCCAATATTTGGATTTGGACCTAATACAGTGGCTACCGATGTGATTGGTAGAAATGCATCTTCACATAATCTGTATGTAAACATGGCTCTTCAAATTGGTTACTTAGGATTGTTAATATTTATTTTAATTTTATTTGTTATTTTTATGAGATATGTTTCCAAAGGTCATAATCAATTAGTCCGTTTAGCGGTCGCTGCTTTTATAGCTATATTAGCACATCAGTTATTCGAAATTACTTTGGTACAAAATCAGTTGTCAATTGGCTTAATACAATGGCTAGTTATCGCAACTGGAGCAGCAATGACTTTAAAATACTATGACATAAAAAATGAAAGTGAGGAAGTTAATCATGAAAAGTAAATCTAAACTTTTTAAAATTATCATTGGTATTCTAGTTTTCTTTTTAATAATTGCTGCTATTATTGGTGTTTTTATTTTTACTAAAGTAAAATCTTTAAATGATAGTGTGAATTCTCCGTTAAAAAGATCGCATTCTGAATTCAGAGATAAACCAACAAAAGATGGAGAACCGATGACTGTAGTATTATATGGGATAGATAGCGATTCTCAAAGAGAAGAACAAAATTCTGGCCAACGTAGTGATTCAATTGTATTAATCTCAATTAATCCAAAAGATAAAAAAACTGTGATGGTAAGTATACCTAGAGATACTCGTGCTAAAATTGTAGGAAAAGATTCAACTGAGAAAATTAACCATGCTTATGCATATGGTGGTCCTGATATGGCTGTTAAATCTTTAGAACATTTAATGAATGTACCAGTAGATCATTATATTTCAATTAATATGGATGGAGTTAAGACGGTGGTAAATGAAATGGGTGGCGTTACACTTCCAAGTAATGCATCATTCACAACTAGAGACTCAAAAAACACATATCAATTTGAAAAAGGGAAAAAATACAAAATGGATGGAGAAAAAGCCTTAGCTTATATGCGTAGTCGTAAAGAAGAGGGCGCTGGTGGAGATGAAGGACGTCAATTACGTCAACAACAAGTTATTACTGCAGTTGCCAAAGAGGCCTTTTCAATTAATTCCATCACAAAATTAAATGGGATTTTTAAAGCTACTCGAGACAATTTAAAAACGGATTTAAGCTTTGTGCAGTTAAATGGTTTTAGATCAGATTATGATAAAGCTCAAGATAACGTAGAAAAGCTTACAATCGATGGTGAAAATAAAATCGGCGATGATGGATTATATTATTTCTATCCTGATAAAAATAGTTTGAGTAATGTCGAAAAGAAAATAAAGGATAATTTAAATCTAAAATAAAATAAAAAGTGCTTTGTCCGATAGTGGATAAAGCTCTTTTTTACGTATATAAACTTAAAAAAGCAGGCCTCCTTATTTAAGAGAGCGCCTGCTTCAATATTACATATTATTGATTTTGTTGGCTTGCTACGTCGTTTGCGAAGAAGTCGAAGATATTTTTTGCGCTTTGAGTGTTGTCCATGTTGCCAGCGAATCTATCTTCACCTGGACCGTATGCGTAAGTGTTTACATCTTCACCTGTATGACCGTATGTAGTCCAACCAGTGTGAGATTCATCGTTAATTGGTTTTTGGATAGCATCTTGTAATTTTGTAGTTGCTTCAGTGACTTTAGGGTCTTTGTCGTCTTTTGCTTTAGATTTAGCGTCTTTTAAGTCTTTCGCTGCTTCTTTAACTTTATCTAATTGATCACTAGGGAATTTGATTCCATAACCGTCATTGATAACTTCTTCTGGGTCTTTGCCATCAGCAATTTGTTTTGTCATGTAGCTACCAGAGTGTTTCATTTTGTGAATTGCTTCAGGGTTCCAAACGTAATCTTTACCTTTAGCGATTGATAAGCCACCAGTTGAGTGGTCAGCTGTTGCAACAACTAACGTATCTTTATGTGTATTTGCGTAATCGATAGCGTTTTGGAAAGATTTTTCGAAACCACTCATTTCTGACATAACACCAGTGATGTCGTTAGGATGGCCAGATTTATCGATAGACGCACTTTCTACCATTAAGAAGAAGCCTTTGTCATTTTTTTCTAATTTAGATAATGCACTGTTTTCCATATCGACTAATAATGGATTTTCTTGAGGTGCATCGATTTGTAATGGCATATCTTTTTCAGAGAATAAACCTAATACTTGATTGCTTTGAGAGTTTGCTAATTCATCTTTATTAGTAACATAGTCGTAACCATCTTGTTGGAATTTATCAGTTAAGTTGCCATTTTCCTTACCGAAGTATTTAGAACCGCCACCTAAGATAACGTCTGCTTTATGTTGTCCATTAATTTTATCGTTAAAGAATTGTTGAGCGATTTCATCTTTTTTATCACGGCTATCAACGTGAGATGCGTAAACAGCTGGTGTAGCATCTGTGACTTCTGCAGTTGTCACGATACCAGTTGATTTACCATCTTCTTTAGCTTGTTCTAATACTGATTTAACAGGTTTTTTATCAGTATCTACTGAAATAGCACCATTGTATGTTTTTTGACCAGTTGCGAAAGCTGTACCACCAGCAGCTGAGTCAGTTACGTTTTCTTTAGGGTCATTTGGATTTGTACGGTTTGTACCTTTTAAATATTTATCAAATGCGGTTTGATCTAATTCTTTTGTATCTGGGTTATCTGCGAAATAACGGTAAGCTGAGTTGTAAGACGGTCCCATGCCATCGCCAACCATGAAGATAACGTTTTTAGGATTCTTAGTGTTACCAAATGCGATAGCGCCATTATCATTTTGTTGATCTTCTGGACCTGCGCCTGGACTAGATGCGAATGAAATTTGTGATGTTCCCAATAATGAAGCAGTTAAGATTGAACCTGCAACAGTAGTTTTACCGAATTTGTTGATGAAACTCATTTTTTAAAAAGCCCCCTAATATGTATAAAGTAGTTGTTACACTTATATATTAAGAAACTTTATTTGATTTAAGATGATTATAAAGTTATTTTTAAGTAAAGGTATTGTAAACAATTATTAATTTGTCTAATTTATAATATTTTTTATTTGAATTAATTTCTTATTTCTTTTCAGAAATTAAGGAGTAGGTTATAATGATGTTAAATAAAATAGTTCGTCTTATTAAGAGTGAGTGGAGGGATTTGGCCCTATGAAGCTCCAGCAACTGCGTTCATCGTGAGGTGCTACATCCAACAGGAATTCCTGAAAGATAAGAAGATGTCTGGAAGCGCTTCTTATTTAAGGAGGGCTATTTTATTTACCCAATTTTTTTGAAAAGGTGGTAAACACATGGAGACATTGCGAGAATTATTTAAACAATTGGACTACTGGGAGAACTACGCACCAAGAAGTTATAGTGGCAGTATGATGAGAGTAGGTAAGCGAAATGAAGTTAAACGACAAATCTTTAAAAGTATCACGGTAGAGGATATTAGAAAGTATATATTAAATAAGAAATAATGAATACAAAGCCTCATCATACTATATGTTATGGTGGGGCTTTAACAAATCTCGTTGTATACGCGTATTCATTTTCATGAAAAAGATGTAAAATAAAGGCTAAGTAATTCGAAAATACTAGATAAAAATATAGAGGTGAACATCTGTGATATTAATTATGTTGTCTCCATTATTAATTATTGGATTTATCGCATTATCTATCAGAGAAGAAAGAAAACGTAGTAAAAAAGACCAAGAGAAAAAAGCAGAAATGGAAAAAGAGAAAAACAAAATCTCAAATCCGGACTATGATAAGCAAGATAAAGAATAAATTACTAACTCTAAGAAATTTAGTTATGAAAGGTGAGCAATATGAAAGTCCTTATTGTGGAAGATGACTTAGTGATTGCAGAAAGCTTAGAACATGAGCTATCTCAATGGAATTATGAAGTAGTTGTAGCAAAACAATTTGATAATATTCTTGATTTATTTAACACTCATCAACCGCAACTTGTATTGTTAGATATCAATTTACCAACATTTAATGGTTACCACTGGTGCCAAGAAATTCGAAAGACGTCGAATGTGCCGATTATCTTCATTAGTTCGCGCACGGATAATATGGATCAGATTATGGCGATTCAAATGGGTGGCGATGATTTCATCGAGAAACCATTCAACTTATCTTTAACTGTGGCGAAGATTCAAGCGTTGCTACGTCGAACATATGATTTAGCCGTTTCTAATAATGAAATTATTGTACATGATTGTAAGTTGATTATTGATGAAGCGACACTTTACCATAATGATGAATCTGTGCAATTATCTTTCACAGAACTTCAAATCTTGCATATGCTATTTCGCAATGAAGGTAAATATGTCAGCCGTACAGCTTTAATTGAAAAGTGCTGGGAATCTGAAAATTTTATTGATGACAATACACTTGCCGTGAATATGACACGTTTGCGTAAGAAGTTACAATCCATTGGCGTGAAAGATTTAATAGAAACGAAGAAAAATGTTGGGTATAAGGTGTAACGGATATGTTCAAAGCATTTATGAAATCGATATTGAATGAAATTATTATTGTGATTGCGACTATATTATTGTTTCTATTAATCTTCTTTTTATTTAGTTTGCCTTTGAGCGCATTTCTATTAGGTACAGCAATTATTTTATTTGTCATGATTATTTATTGGCTTATTCAATTGAGTGGATTTAAAGAACAAGAAAATATGAAAGAAACAATTACGGAACTTGAAGAAGAATTGCAACAAGTTAAGAGTAATCAAACTGAGTATCAAGCCAATGTGGAGAACTACTTTTTAACATGGGTCCATCAAATCAAGACACCAATTACCGCTTCGAAATTGTTACTAGAACGCAATGAAGATAATGTGGTTAACCGTGTACGCCAGGAGGTTATTCAAATTGATAACTATACAAGCCTCGCCTTAAGTTATTTAAAGTTGATGAATGAAGAAACGGACATGTCCTTTTCCAAAGTAACAATTAATGAACTTGTGCGTCCCTTAATTATGAAATATTCAATTCAGTTTATTGATCAAAAAACAAAAATTCACTATGAACGTTGTGAAGATGAGGTGTTAACCGATGTTCAGTGGTGTAGCATTATGATTGAACAAATTCTAAATAATGCATTGAAATATGCTCGAGGAAAAGATATTTGGATTGAGTTTAATAACGAAACAAAAGTACTATCGATTCGTGATAATGGTGTTGGAATTAGCCAAGCCGATTTGCCGAAAATATTTGATAAAGGTTATTCAGGTTATAATGGTCGCCTTAATGACCAATCAAGTGGTATAGGCCTTTTCATCGTGAAACATATTTCAAGACATCTTCATCATAAAGTCGAGGTCGACTCAGAGCTTGGAACAGGCACAACTTTCTACATTCACTTCCCACAATCAAACTAAACTTTCAAAATTGTAAGCCAGCCAACAACATTTGTAAGAAAATATCAATGTTGTTGGCCCTTTTTTGTTTTATCATAGAATTAACACAAAAATATACTAGTTTTAGTTTTGTTAAATATAAAAAAATAGTGAAAGACTTGGGTGAATAGATTTAAACATCCCACACTTAAGTGATTTTAAGATAGATAATTATAGTACAGTTGGCAGATTTTTTTGAAGAGATAAATATGTAAATGCAATTGTAGAAGGCATTTTAAGATAGAAAACGTAGCGTAGTTATGAGACTCCTAGTGGAAAAGAAAGAGTCTCAAGACTACAGGCTTGAGCCTTTCCCACAGGAAAGCGAAATAACTTAAGCAAGTGACTATCTATCTTAAAACGACTGAATGACTTTAATAAGAAATTTAAAAAATCATTTTCAATGAAAGGAAGAAACGAAGACATGCTATTAGACGTAAAAAATGTAAAGAAAACTTTCGGCAGGGGCTTAAACGCAACCACAGCCCTCAATGGCATATCCTTAACCATAGACAACGGCGAATTCGTCGCAATCATGGGCGAATCAGGCTCAGGCAAATCCACACTCCTCAACCTCATCGCCACATTCGACAAAGCTACAGAAGGCAC encodes:
- a CDS encoding O-antigen ligase family protein encodes the protein MVHENNVKPKNPIMSNIILSILFILLLIGSLNANGSRIGIISLGIVVGYTNVFYFLKIIYKRHVKFSDLIILLLTIFYIVISLISSQIGLGNKGLTNTFEFVACIGVYLYFSNSDWNEKVILMFYRISIIFVSLHFLIWVGKGFGRQFSSIYPNSNILGPFMFIAIYFILMRIFTTKKRLIPYVFLFLALLLLLASDTRSVLLSMLIGLSIYLIWNKIIKYKAVSVITFILIMVIFGSIVFLYPKLPKWSQYGKLEAWMLEHTGKSIMSGRADIWGRLNNLIDIRPIFGFGPNTVATDVIGRNASSHNLYVNMALQIGYLGLLIFILILFVIFMRYVSKGHNQLVRLAVAAFIAILAHQLFEITLVQNQLSIGLIQWLVIATGAAMTLKYYDIKNESEEVNHEK
- a CDS encoding alkaline phosphatase, which produces MSFINKFGKTTVAGSILTASLLGTSQISFASSPGAGPEDQQNDNGAIAFGNTKNPKNVIFMVGDGMGPSYNSAYRYFADNPDTKELDQTAFDKYLKGTNRTNPNDPKENVTDSAAGGTAFATGQKTYNGAISVDTDKKPVKSVLEQAKEDGKSTGIVTTAEVTDATPAVYASHVDSRDKKDEIAQQFFNDKINGQHKADVILGGGSKYFGKENGNLTDKFQQDGYDYVTNKDELANSQSNQVLGLFSEKDMPLQIDAPQENPLLVDMENSALSKLEKNDKGFFLMVESASIDKSGHPNDITGVMSEMSGFEKSFQNAIDYANTHKDTLVVATADHSTGGLSIAKGKDYVWNPEAIHKMKHSGSYMTKQIADGKDPEEVINDGYGIKFPSDQLDKVKEAAKDLKDAKSKAKDDKDPKVTEATTKLQDAIQKPINDESHTGWTTYGHTGEDVNTYAYGPGEDRFAGNMDNTQSAKNIFDFFANDVASQQNQ
- a CDS encoding glycosyltransferase family 4 protein: MKILHLNSNFLFTKIYENQIKSMPSDFDHIIYNPLKKSVKNHTNLKVLNPVNLDKLDSILSLKRLSKSYKYLKQNIKLDQINIVHAHTLTNDGLLALRLFKRNKIPYILTIRNTDINFTLKYKKHLKKQFFDVIMSAKNVIFPNHSYKHKLLDIFKNNIKLVKKLNDSLVIPNGIDELWINNPSQNVKTINKQNVKILFVGRIYSNKNLHTLLEALNRIENYELTVVGSIIDTKYFDELNKKYNFNYIGEKSKEELIEIMKYHHIFAMPSFNETFGLVYIEALSQNLPVLYTKNEGIYNYFEETKYGIAVQPNDVKNIEEGLKFIIHNYQIIQNNLKDKTFLTDFDWNNIGKVYEKLYLGEYYG
- a CDS encoding sensor histidine kinase; amino-acid sequence: MFKAFMKSILNEIIIVIATILLFLLIFFLFSLPLSAFLLGTAIILFVMIIYWLIQLSGFKEQENMKETITELEEELQQVKSNQTEYQANVENYFLTWVHQIKTPITASKLLLERNEDNVVNRVRQEVIQIDNYTSLALSYLKLMNEETDMSFSKVTINELVRPLIMKYSIQFIDQKTKIHYERCEDEVLTDVQWCSIMIEQILNNALKYARGKDIWIEFNNETKVLSIRDNGVGISQADLPKIFDKGYSGYNGRLNDQSSGIGLFIVKHISRHLHHKVEVDSELGTGTTFYIHFPQSN
- a CDS encoding LCP family protein, which gives rise to MMKSKSKLFKIIIGILVFFLIIAAIIGVFIFTKVKSLNDSVNSPLKRSHSEFRDKPTKDGEPMTVVLYGIDSDSQREEQNSGQRSDSIVLISINPKDKKTVMVSIPRDTRAKIVGKDSTEKINHAYAYGGPDMAVKSLEHLMNVPVDHYISINMDGVKTVVNEMGGVTLPSNASFTTRDSKNTYQFEKGKKYKMDGEKALAYMRSRKEEGAGGDEGRQLRQQQVITAVAKEAFSINSITKLNGIFKATRDNLKTDLSFVQLNGFRSDYDKAQDNVEKLTIDGENKIGDDGLYYFYPDKNSLSNVEKKIKDNLNLK
- a CDS encoding CatB-related O-acetyltransferase, translated to MIKKIIKRLARISTLKKGIYGNIGKGNKFSWSVFISEGAQLGSYNYIGPYTMINNAKVGNYCSIAPGVKLGQAEHSKDFFTTAQLLSKDLINHSLNKEKTNIGNDVWLGANVVVLQGVTIGDGAIIGANAVVTKDIPDYAIAVGIPAKVIKYRFNENMIATLKESNWFNNDLKKAKQILKDIQKKESLGE
- a CDS encoding ATP-grasp domain-containing protein, with amino-acid sequence MKKVIILGASFLQVPIIQTAKKLGFYTIVADMNPNAEGFEFADKKYVVSTIDTEALVEVVKVEKPDGIVTAATDMPMRAISNIGEKFNLNTISYDTALKATDKFKMREALSKNGVPIPKYYLVNNKNDYETALDSIKGKKIVKPVDSSGSRGIFLLENNSDIASAYEHAMENSRTNTILVEEYMEGDEVSVETMTVEGETYVLSITDKITTGAPHFIEHAHKIQSNKNEEIKSQITQVAIQANKALSIKTGPSHTEIMVTSEGPKIVEIGARLGGDFITSHLVKYATGIDVLEAYLKQSVNEPLNSLEDKLHKGCAVRFIQSKPGILTKAYIPENVKNHPQVIEVGFTANIGDKLGEANSSTSRIGHIICQANNSEQALEVCEELIKEIEIEIVT
- a CDS encoding glycosyltransferase family 4 protein, producing the protein MNIWIISDGEPLPTDSDNVRLRRMGNLTRILDQRGHKVIWFTSNFDHYNKKFRTESDEVKNLYNKSKLLLLSTKGYKKNVSLERYMHFKTFGQKFKHYANNLSKPDLILCTMSPIEVALNVKEYSKENKVPFIIDIRDLWPEIYYEVTPKISHPLINLLVDKSKRSLSRVLNSSNAVTGVTKGFVNYGLKISNLTPRKYDIPFHTAYPKFDLYYYKNRFEEFWGDYGLSREDFIVTFVGNFGKQFDLETLEEAIDKIQNLNIKFVLCGTGEKYDYFIDKYKDNKHVIIPGWVGKDEIASLIATSNIGIAPYKDSMNFRLNAPNKFGEYLSASLPILVSVSGVMSELLLENNCGYQYKSSNDLVNLINKYYETKKLQQEHAQNARDLFEKSFNAEKVYKDFSEYLETVAKF
- a CDS encoding response regulator transcription factor, encoding MKVLIVEDDLVIAESLEHELSQWNYEVVVAKQFDNILDLFNTHQPQLVLLDINLPTFNGYHWCQEIRKTSNVPIIFISSRTDNMDQIMAIQMGGDDFIEKPFNLSLTVAKIQALLRRTYDLAVSNNEIIVHDCKLIIDEATLYHNDESVQLSFTELQILHMLFRNEGKYVSRTALIEKCWESENFIDDNTLAVNMTRLRKKLQSIGVKDLIETKKNVGYKV